Within Candidatus Auribacterota bacterium, the genomic segment GAAACACGTGAGGAGAGACAATGGCACGATCGTTAAAAAAGGGTGCGTTCGTGGACGAGAAGCTGCTCGGCAAGATCGAGCGCCTCAATCGGCTGAATGAACGGCGGCCGGTCAAGACATGGGCGCGGAGGAGCATGATTGTACCTGACTTCGTTGGACACACGTTCTCGGTGCACAACGGGAGGAAATTTATACCTGTGTTTGTCACGGAGAGCATGGTCGGGCACAGGCTCGGTGAATTCTCCCCCACGCGCACGTTCAGAAAGCATGGCTTTCACACGGAGAAGGCGGTCGCCGTTAAATAGCGTCATTCGTATATCGTATCTCGTCGTTCGCAAACCATAAAGTACGAGATACGAGATACGAAATACGGAATATATATAATGAAAGAATCACGGGCAGTCGGTAATTACATACGGGTGGCGCCGCGCAAGGCGCGCCTGGTGGTTGATCTCATCCGCGGCAGGAGTGTCACCGACGCGCTGAACACGCTGGGCCTCTGCCGCAAGAGGGCGGCTCACACGGTGAGGAAAATCCTCGTATCGGCCATGGCGAATGCCGCGGCGAAAGATACGCCTGAGAGATTCGTGGTGAGGGAGGCCTTTGTTGATGAGGGGCCGACGCTCAAGAGACATATGCCCCGCGCGATGGGGCGGGCAACAATAATCAGGAAGCGGATGAGCCGTATCACCATCGTCATCGAGGAGCAGGAGGAGAAGGCGAAGCCGCTCCCTCAGAAGAAAAGCGGGCGACAGAGAGCGAATATAAAATAACAAATACCAAATGACAAATTAATGACAAATACCAAAGGACAAATGTCAAAACATATGAGGTTTTGTCATTCGAATTTTGCCTGCCCGCCGTACTGAGTACCTCAGTACTCTGGGAGGCGGGTCATTTGTCATTACTAACGAAGGGGAGGTACGCATTGGGTCAGAAAGTAAATCCGATCGGCTTGCGGCTTGGCATTAATCAAGAGTGGCGGTCGAAGTGGTATGCCGGCAAACGCGAGTTTGGCACGCTCCTCAACGAGGATATCAAGATACGGAACCATATCAAGGAGCGGCTCAGTCTCGCCGGTGTCGCGCGCATTTGCATTGAGCGATACGGGAAGAAGGTCAGGATCACTATATGGAGCGCGAGGCCGGGAATTGTGATCGGCAGAAAGGGCTCAGAGATCGACAAGCTCCGGGACGATCTCGAGAAACTGTCCGGCCGGGAGATCGTACTGGACGTGACCGAGATAAAGAAACCGGAGCTCGAGGCGCAGCTCGTCGCGGAGAACGTGGCGCTCCAACTGCTGAAAAGGGTCTCTTTCCGCAGGGCGATGAAGCGGGCGGTGTCGCTCACAATGGATGCGGGCGCCCAGGGGATTAAGATCAATTGCGCCGGCCGCCTCGGCGGGGCTGAGATCGCCAGATCCGAGGGGTACCGGGAGGGGAAGATACCGTTGCACACCCTGCGCGCCATCATTGATTATGGTTTCGCCGAGGCGCACACGCCCTACGGGCAGATCGGCGTCAAGGCGTGGATTTATAAGGGTGAAAAGGCGCCGGCGAGGGAGGTGACTGGACATGGTGCTCCAGCCCAAAAAGAGTAAGTTCAGAAAAGCCCAGCGGGGTACGATGAAGGGGCACGCGACGAGGGGGGCCACGGTTGCCTTCGGCGAATACGGCCTCCAGTCGCTCGAGAGCGCGTGGATTACCACCACGCAGATCGAGGCGGCGAGGGTTGCCATCACACGGCACATGAAACGCCATGGGAAGGTCTGGATACGGATATTCCCGGATAAGCCAGTGACCAAAAAGCCGGCGGAGACCAGGATGGGGAAGGGCAAGGGGCCGCCCGAGACCTGGGTGGCGGTGGTGAGGAGGGGGAGGATCATCTTCGAAATAGACGGAATCACTGAGGGCATGGCTCAGGAGACGATGAGCCGGGCGGCGGCAAAGCTGGGGATCAGGACGCGATTTGTGTCGCGGGGCGGGACACCATAATTCGTCGTTCGTCATTCGTATTTCGTTGTTCGTAAATCGTACTTCGTTGCGATATACGAAATACGAGATACAAACGACGATGTACGACTAGTGAGGTAGCGGTGAAGGCGAAGGAAATGAGGGACAAAACGTCGGAGGAGTTGAATCATCTTCTCGCCGCCTGGCGTGAGGAGTTGTTCAACCTCAATGTGCGGGCGATGACCGGACAGATGAAGCAGTACAGCAGGGTGAGAGAGATAAAGAAGGATATCGCCCGGGTTCTCACGATTGTGAGGGGAACGCGTACGGCGAGCCCGGTTCGCGACAAGGAGAGCACGGCATCATGACCATTCAGGCGAGGGGCAAGAAAAAGGTGCGCGTCGGCACGGTGGTGGCCGACAAGATGAAGAAGACGCTCGTGGTGGATGTGGAACGCGCCTACCGGCACCGGTTCTATGACAAGGTCGTTCGAGCGGTTTCCAGGTGCTATGTTCACGACGAGCGCGGGGAGGCGCATCCGGGCGATATCGTGCGCATCATGGAGTGCAGGCCGTTGAGCAGGCTCAAGCGGTGGAGACTGGTTGAAATTGTGAAAAAGGGCAAAGGCATCGAAGCGCCGGGGAGAAGCGAGGAAGAGATACGCGAGCTGCAGGAAGAGATACGGGGGGTGTCAGCAGAAGCCCCCCCTGCGGTTGAGCGCGCAGGCGTGGCGGAAGAATCAGCTGACACATCACAGACTGGGAGGGAGTAGAACTTCAAACTTCAAAATCCAAAATCAAAAACAACTGCAAAATCCCAAATCCAATAAAAGCCGGCGAGCGTAGGGCATGGTGATTGGGATTTTGGATTTGTTTTGAAGTTGGAAGTTCGAGGTCTAGGGAGCGAGTTCATGATACAGCTTCGTACACGGTGTGATGTCGCCGATAATACCGGTGCGCGCCTCATCGCGTGCGTGAAGGTGCTGGGTGGTACGAGAAGGCGCTACGCGCACATAGGGGATGTCATCATTGCGTCCGTCAAGGAAGCTTCCCCGGACGGGATAATCAAAAAGGGTGAGGTTGTCCGTGGCGTGATCGTGAGAACCCGACAGCCAATCCGCCGTGAGGATGGTTCGCTGCTCAGATTCGATACGAACGCGGTGGTCATCATCGACGACCAGAACAACCCGAAAGGGACGAGAATATTCGGTCCGGTCGCCAGGGAGCTGAGGGATAAGAACTTTATGAAAATCATATCGCTCGCCCCGGAGGTCATTTAAGTAGTTAGTAGTCAGTAGCTAGTAGTTAGGAAGTAAGGATACAAGCATGCAGATAAAGATGCGGGTAAGAAAAGACGACCTCGTCATCGCCACCGCGGGGAAGGAGCGTTTTTCAAAGAAGACGGGGAGGGTGTTGAAGGTATTCCCCCAGCGGGGCAGGGTGATCGTTGAGGGCTTCAGCCTCTCGAAGAGGCACATGCGCCCCACCCAGAAGAATCCGAAGGGGGGTATTGTTCAGAAGGAGCGTTCCATCCGCGTCTCCAATATCATGCTATACTGCTCCAAGTGCCAGCGGGGAGTTCGAGTCGGGAATAGAGTGCTCGCCGACGGCACCAGGGTGAGATACTGCAGGAAGTGCGGAGAGGTTGTAGGGAAGACATGATAAATCACAGATCCCAAATCCAAAATCCCAATAACGTTTTCCAACGCCCCATTTACCCCTTCACTTTGGGATTTGGGATTTGGGATTTGTGATTTAATGGAGTGCGTTATGGTCAGATTGCTTGACAAGTACAGGACTGAAATCGTGCCCGCAATGATGAAGCAGTTCGGGTACAAAAATAAGCTTCAGGTGCCGCGGCTCAAGAAGATTGTCATCAATATGGGCGTGGGCGAGGCTACCCAGGACACGAAGATACTCGATGACGCAGCGGCGGATCTCGCGCTCATTGCGGGACAGCGGCCGGTGTTGACGAGGTCGAGGAAGAGCATCTCGAACTTCAAACTGCGCGCGGGCGCCACGGTCGGCTGCAAGGCGACGCTCAGGGGAAAGATCATGTACGAGTTCCTTGATCGCCTGGTGAGCGTGGCGCTGCCGCGGATAAGGGATTTCAGGGGCGCGCCCCTCACGTCATTCGATGGGCGTGGCAACTACACGCTCGGACTCTCCGAACAGGTTGTGTTCCCCGAACTTGAACTGGACAAGGTGAAGCGAGTGCAGGGAATGGATATCGTGGTGGTCACCTCCTCAAGGACTGATGAGGAGGCGAAGACATTGCTTCAGCTCATGGGCGTGCCGTTTGCCAAGAAGTAATGTTTTATCACGGAGGACACGGAGATAATGCGGAGGAAAAAGAAATTTACTTTTTCTCTGCGCTCTCTGTGGCTATGTTGATGAGGAATGTATGGCGAAGACCTGTTTGATAGTGAAGTCCCAGCGGAAGCCCAAGTTTAAGGTCCGCCACTATCACCGCTGCAGGAAGTGCGGGCGCTCGGGCGGCTACCTGCGCAAGTTCCAATTGTGCAGGATATGCTTCCGGATGCTCGCCTCGAGAGGCGAAATTCCGGGGGTGGTGAAGGCGAGCTGGTAGTTACTACGGTTAATGTCTAGGAATTTCAATGTTTTAACCACTGAGGACACTGAATTCACTGAAAACCGCAGAATAGACGATATTTTCAGTGTTCTCAGTATATTCAGTGTCTTCAGTGGTATAAATATAAAGCCCAAGGTGTAAAGTGTAACGCATTGAGCCGGATAGCTGCATCTCGGCAACTGAGGCCATCAGAGATGAAGAACGAGGATAATTGTTATGACAATGACTGATCCGATCGCGGATATGCTCACGAGGATAAGGAATGCGAATAGATCGCGAAGCGAATATGTGGATATTCCAAAATCAAAGCTCAAGCTCGAGCTCGTCAGGATTCTCAAGAGCGAGGGGTTCATAGAAGACTTTAAAATGATGGACGCCGAGTCTCAGGGGTTCATACGGGTTTTTCTCAAGTACACCAAGGGCGGCGAACAGGTGATCCGCGGCATTAAGCGGGCGAGCACGCCCGGCCGCAGGCACTACGTTGGGGTCGAGGAGATTCCCCGGCCGTTCGGGGGATTGGGGGTTGCCATCCTCTCCACCTCCAAGGGGATCATGAACAACACTCAGTCGAAGGCCCAGGGGCTCGGCGGTGAGGTGATCTGTTACATTTGGTGAAAATTTTTCAGCACGGAGACACAGAGGACACGGAGGAGAGGTACAGCGGAAAGTGTAAAGTCTAAAGTTAAGAGTAGTAGGGTGCTGAAGTGAGGGTCCCTTACACTTTGTGCTTTCAATTTAAAGCTGTTTTGAGCTCCGTGCCTCCGTGGTTAAAACGAAGGGATCATGCAATGTCACGGGTAGGAAAGAAGCCGGTCGACGTGGTCGCGGGTGTTCAGGCCACGGGCGAAGCCGGTCGCCTCACGGTGAAAGGTCCCCGGGGTGAACTCAGTCTGAAGCTGCCCCTTGGCATCTCCGTGAGGCAGGAGGGGCAGCAGCTCCTGGTGGAGTGCGCGCCGGATACCAAGAAAGGCGGCGCGCTGCACGGGGTCACGCGCACCCTCATCGCCAATATGGTGAGAGGTGTCTCCGAGGGCTACGAGAAGGCGCTCCAGATTGTGGGTGTGGGATACAAGGCAAAAGTCGAGGGGCAGAAGCTCGTGATACAGCTCGGCTTTTCGCACCCCATCAATTACGATATCCCTCCAACCATCAAGATAAGCATCGGGAAGGAGAATACCCTGACGATTTCGGGCTGTGATAAGCAGCTCGTGGGAAAGGTGGCAGCGGAGATTCGAGGTTTCTATCCCCCCGAGCCTTACAAGGGCAAGGGGATTCGATATAAGGACGAGTTGGTGCGCCGCAAGGCAGGGAAGGCCGTCGCGACCACTGCGGCCACCTGAGCGGGTGAGAGAATCGGTTGCAGGGCGCTCGATTCTGGTTTCTTGACCAGCGGACAGGCGGGCTACAGGGCGCACCGGCAACCGGGAACATGGGGCTGGAGTCACGATGAGAGGGATTGACAAGACACGCTGGAGAAGGAAGATGCGCGTGCGCAAGAAGATTCAGGGCACGGCCGCCCGGCCGAGGCTGTGTGTGTCCCGTAGCAACATGCACATCTACGCGCAGTTGATTGATGACGCGAGCGGCAAAACACTCGCCGCCGTTTCAACCCTTTCGCCGATCTACCGGGAGAAGTCATCCGCCAAGGGGAAGAAAGAGGCGGCCAAGGTCGTCGGCGGCCTCATTGCTGAGATGGCGAAGGCAAAGGGAATCGAGCGTGTAGTTTTTGACAGGAACCGGCACCGCTACCACGGGCGTGTGAAGGCCGTGGCCGAGGGTGCGCGAGAAGGGGCGCTGAAATTTTAAATTGTAAATTTAAAATTTCCAATTTACAATTTTAAATTTTTCGGGGAAGGAGGAGCAGGTGGCGCTGGAAAGGAAAATGTCAGGGACTCCGGGAATCGAGGAGAAGGTGGTGAGCATCAACCGCTGCGCGAAGGTGGTGAAGGGCGGTCGCCGCTTCAGCTTTAGCGCGCTGGTGGTGAGCGGAGACAGGAATGGGCGCGTCGGCTACGGTTTTGGGAAGGCGAACGAGATCGCTGATGCGATCAGAAAGGCTTCCGAAGCTGCCAGGAGACAATCGCTCTTCGTGCCGAGGCGGAATACCACGATACCTCATGAGACCATGGGGGCCTTTGGCGGCGCGCGGGTCTTGCTGAAGCCAGCCGCTCCCGGCACGGGTATTATCGCCGGCGGGGGGACACGGGTGGTCCTGGATCTCGCGGGGGTGAAGGATATACTGGCGAAATCGCTTAAATCAAAGAACCCCGTCAATGTGGTGAAGGCCACCTTTGACGCGCTTCAGCAATTGCGCACCAGGGAACAACTGATGCAGGCGAGAGGGGTAGACTGACGTGAGATTGGATCAGATAAGCAACAACCCGCACGCGCGCAAGGGCAGGAAGCGCATTGGCCGTGGTCCGGGCTCCGGACACGGGAAGACGAGCTGCCGGGGGCACAAGGGGCAGAAGGCCCGCTCGGGGGTGAGTATCCGTCCCGGGTTCGAGGGCGGTCAGATGCCGCTGATACGCAGGCTGCCCAAACGCGGTTTTCGGAGCCCCTCTCGGCTTCGCCAGGGCATCGTGAACGTGGAGTCGCTCAACATCTTCGACGAGGGGAGCGTGGTTGATCCCAAGGCCCTGGCGGCGCGAGGGATTGTGAAGGGGCACCTGGACGAGATCAAGATCCTTGGGAAGGGCGAACTCAAGAAGAGACTCGAGGTGGTCGCGCACGCGTTTAGCGCCTCTGCCCGGATAAAGATCGAGGCCGCGAAGGGCGCGGCAAAGATCGTGACCCGTACCTGCACGCCGGAGTGCGTGCCTGCGCGTAGCCGAGACAACGCTTCGGCGAGGGCAGGCGTTTCGGCACGCAGGCGTGACTCGGGGCTCGTGACCCGTCAAGCGGAGCAGCCCGAGATACGAACCACGAATCACGATTCACGAGTTGAGCGAACGAAGTGAGCCAGAGATGATATCGGCGTTCAGGAATATGTTCAGGATCGGCGAACTGCGCAGCCGTATTCTCTTCACGCTCGCCCTGATCATCGTGTACAGGCTCGGTGCCTATGTCCCGACCCCCGGTGTCGATGCGAAGGCCCTCAGTATGTTCTTCGCGGAACTGCAGCGCACGCAGGGCACGGGGGGGAACCTCTTCGGCCTCATGAATATGTTCTCAGGGGGAGCCCTGAGCCAGTGCACGATCTTCGCGCTCGGGATCATGCCCTACATCAGTGCGTCCATCATTCTCCAGCTGCTCACCGCGGTGGTCCCCTCGCTCGAGCGGATGGCGAAGGAGGGGGAGGTGGGGAGGAGAAAAATAAATCAGTACACCCGCTACGGGACGGTGCTCCTCTGTCTCTTCCAGGCGGGTATGATCAGCCGATTCCTCGAGAACCCTGCGAGCTTCGGAGGGAGGGTGATCATTCCTCACCCGGGCTGGGCGACCCGACTCATGATCATGATGACCATCACGACGGGGACGGTGTTCATCATGTGGCTGGGTGAGCAGATCACCGAGAATGGGATCGGGAATGGTATTTCGCTGATCATCACGGCGGGGATAATCTCCCGCTTGCCGAACGCGATTTATGAAGTCTATGAACTCGCCCGGACGGGCAATATCCGCCCCTATGCGGTCGTCGGCATGGCGGTGCTCGCGGCGCTGGTGGTGGCGGCGGTGGTACTGGTCACTGAGGGCCAGCGGCGGATACCCATCCAGAGGCCGAAGCAGATCCGCGGCAGGAAAATTTACAGCGCTCAGAGCACGTATATTCCGCTTCGGGTAAACCAGGCGGGAGTAATCCCGATCATTTTTGCCTCTTCGATCCTCCTCTTCCCCGCGACCGTCGGGGGCTTTGTGCAGACCGAGTGGCTCAAGACGGCGATGGGCATGCTTCGCCCCGGGGCGTTTCTGTACACCCTGCTGGAGGTGGTGCTGATTGTTTTCTTCTGCTACTTTTACACGGCGATCACCTTCAACCCGATTGACCTGGCGGACAATATGAAAAAGAGCGGCGCATTTGTGCCCGGCATCAGGCCCGGCAAGCCCACGGCGGAATTCTTTGAGAGGACCATGAACCGCATCACGCTCCCCGGGGCCATATTCCTCGCGGCGATCGCCGTGTCGCCCAGTGTGATTGCCGGGTACATGAATATCAGCTACACCATCTCCCAATTTTTTGGAGGCACGGGGCTGCTGATTATTGTCGGCGTCATGCTGGACACGATGCGGCAGGTCGAATCCCACCTCGTGATGAGGCACTACGATGGTTTCATGCGAAAGGGAAAGATACGAGGAAGGTAAATTCAGTAGCGAGTAGTAAGTAGCCGGTAGTCAGGGAACTTATAAGTTCTATTTCTTCCCTAACTACTAACTACTAGCTACTGGCTACTCGTTGCCGTCTATATGAGATTGATATTGCTGGGCCCGCCCGGCGCGGGTAAGGGATCACAGGCGAAGGTGCTGTGCGCAAAATTCGGGATCCCGCACATTTCGACGGGGGATATGTTTCGCGAGGCGTACACACAGGGCACCACGCTGGGGCGCATGGCGCACGACAACTACTGGGGAAAGGGTGAGCTTGTGCCTGACGATATCACCGTGGGGCTGGTGCGGGAGCGGATTGCGCGGGACGATTGTCGCGCGCGTGGGTTTCTCCTCGACGGCTTCCCGAGGACCCTCCCCCAGGCGGAAAAACTGGATCAGCTCCTCAATGAGTTGAATCAGTCGCTTGATAAGGTCATTTACATGAAGACCTCCCAGGAGGTGATCCTCCAGCGGCTCGGCGGCAGGAGGGTCTGCAAGTCGTGCGGAGCAAACTACCACGTCGTGAACATGCCGCCAAGGATCGAGGGCGCGTGCGATGCCTGCGGCGGGAATCTGTACCAGAGGCCTGATGACGCTGAGGATACGGTCCTGAACCGCCTCGGGGTGTACGAGGCGCAGACCGCGCCGCTCATAAAGTATTATAAAAACCAGGAGCTTTTGGCCACCGTCAACAGCGATACCCCGGTGCAGGGGACGTACGCTCAGGTTCTCACGGTGATGAATCAACAATGATCATCATAAAATCCGCGAATGAAATAGGGAAAATGCGCGTGAGCAGCCGCATCGCCGCGGAGGTCATGGGCATACTGGAGAAAATGGTCGCGCCTGGGGTGCGCACGGTGGAGCTCGACCGGGTGGCTGCCAGGCTCATTCAGGAGCGCGGCGGCCGCTCAGCCTTTAAGGGGTACCGGGGTTATCCCGCGCACGTATGCATTTCTGTGAATGAGGAAGTGGTGCATGGGATCCCCGGCGAGAGGGTTCTGGAAGCGGGCGATATCGTGAGCGTTGACGTGGGGGTGGAGCACGACGGCTATTGCGGCGATATGGCGCGTACCTTCACGGTGGGGGAAGTGAACGGCACGAAGGCCCGCCTCGTGGAGGTGACGCGGCTCGCAGTTGAGGACGCGGTGGGCATGGCGCGGTCTGGCGGCAGGCTCTTCGATATCTCTCGCGCGATCGAGCGCCGCGCGACGTCGAGCGGGTTCTCGGTGGTCCGTGACTATGTGGGGCACGGTATCGGTGCAACGCTCCACGAGGATCCGCAGATCCCCAATTTTGGCAAGCCGCATACCGGGCCGAAGCTCAAATCAGGCATGACGTTTGCGGTGGAGGCGATGATCAATGCGGGAACCTATGCCGTAAGGGTGCTGCCGGATGGCTGGACAGTCATCACGCAGGACAGGAAAGCATCCGCCCACTTCGAGGACACTATTGTCATCACGGGGGACGGCCCTGAGGTTTTGACATGCCAAAAAAGGAAGATGCCATAAGGGTTGAGGGGATCGTTGTGGAGGTTCTGCCCAACACGATGTTCAGGGTGGATCTGCCGAATGGTCATCGCGTGCTCGCGCACATATCGGGGAAGATGAGGATGCACTTCATACGCATCCTCCCCGGGGATAAGGTGTTGCTTGAGATGTCGCCGTATGATCTCACGAAGGCGAGGATCGTGTACCGCGTCAAGTGAGCGGGCGCCTGGCGCGACCCGCGGCTCATCCGCACAAATGAAGGGCTGGAGCGGGAGATGAAAGTAAAAGCATCGGTCAAGAGAATCTGTGAAAAGTGCAAGATCGTGCGCCGCAAGGGAGTGGTGCGGGTCATCTGTACGAACCCGAGACACAAGCAGCGGCAGGGCTAACTACAGCCCAAAGTTAAAAGTGTAAAGCGTAAAGAAAAAAGAGATAGAAGGAGTAGCGTTATGCCGAGAATTGTGGGTATTGATATACCGAAGGAAAAAAGGATCGAGGTGGCCTTGAGGTACATCTATGGGATCGGCCCCACGAAGGCGTCCCAGGTGTGCACTCAGGCGAGCGTGAATCCGGATACCAGGGCGAAGGATCTGACGGAGGAGGAGATTGCCAAGATCACCTCCGTGATTCAGAGCAGCTGCATGGTCGAGGGCGACCTGCGCAGGGAGGTGGCGCAGAATATCAAACGGCTCATGAGCATCGGGTGCTACCGGGGGATACGGCACAGACGCGGCCTGCCGGTGCGCGGCCAGCGGACGAGCACGAACGCGCGCACGCGGAAGGGGCCCCGGAAGACAGTCGGCGTGAAGCGCAAGGCGTCAATGAAAAAACAGGGCGGGACTGAATAATCCCGCTGCGCGCCCGTTGCACTGAAGAGGCGCGGGGGCGTTGCGTGCACCGATCGGGCGGGTCGCGAGGTCGCCATGAGCGGGGTCCGCAGCATCAGTGAGTCAGTCAGTCCGGCAAAGGAGAGAAAATGGCGGAGGACAAAGAGCAGAAGCCGCAACGAGTGGTCAAGAAAAGGGTTGCGAGGTGCGGCCCCAGGGGGATCGCGCACGTCATGGCGACCTTTAACAATACGATTGTCAGCATCGCGGACGCAAAGGGCAATGTGGTGGTGTGGGCGAGCGCGGGTTCCTCAGGGTTCAAGGGGGCGCGGAAGAGCACTGCCTTTGCCGCCACGGTGGTGGCGAGCAACTGCGGCAAGCGCGCGCTCGCACAGGGGATGCGGGAAATCGAAGTCAATGTCAAGGGGCCTGGCGCGGGGCGGGAATCGGCGGTGAGGGCTCTCCAGGCTGCCGGACTCCAGATCACGGCTATCCGCGACGTCACCCCCATACCGCACAATGGGTGCCGGCCGCCGAAGAGGCGGCGTGTATAGCAGTAGCGCACCCTTGGGGGGGAGCTATCGAGCTATCCCTTCGGCTACGCTCAGGGCAAGCTCGCAATCGAGCTATCGAGTACTAAAGATATCAAGTGATCAGGCTATCGAGATATCAATGAATAAAGGGAGGTAAGTAAATATATGGCAAGGTACACAGGACCCGTGTGCAGGCTCTGTCGGCAGGAGGGAATGAAGCTCTTCCTCAAGGGCACCCGCTGCGAAATGGCCAAATGCGCAATAGAGCGCGGCAAACCTGCTCCGGGCATGCACGGGGCGAAGAGGCGCAAGCTCTCTTCCTACGGGGAACAGTTGCGCGAGAAGCAGAGGCTGCGCCGCTCATATGGCATTCTCGAGGAGCAATTCAGGATCCTGTTCAACAGGGCGCAGAAAAAGAAGGGGATCACCGGAGACAATCTGCTCAAGCTCCTGGAGACGAGGCTGGACAATGTGGTATTCCGGCTCGGGTTTGCCGTCTCGCGCGCGCAGGCCCGGCAGCTGGTGCGGCATGGCCATTTTCGCATCAAGAACCACACGGTTGATATCCCCTCATACCAGGTGAGGGCGGGCGAGATCATAGAGGTAAAGCCAAAGGAGCGCTGCCGCAAGATAATCATGAAGAGTATCGAGGTCACTGAGAAGAGGGATGTCCCGGCGTGGCTCTCGGTGAATCGGCAGGATCTGAAGGGGGAGGTCCTCAGGTCTCCGGAGAGAGCAGATATTACCGTGCCGGTCAATGAGCAGCTCGTGGTAGAGCTCTATTCGAAATAAGAGGGAGCGGCGCCGGGTGGGGCCCGGGGCAGTTCACTACATAAAAGAGAGGTGACAATCATGGTGATACGATTGGGAAGATTTGAAATGCCCAAGCGCTTGCTTGAGGAAGAGGGAAGTGCGACTGATACCTACGCGAAATTCATCGCTGAGCCGTTTGAGCGCGGCTATGGGCACACCCTCGGCAACGCGCTGAGGAGGGTGCTCCTGTCATCGCTCGAAGGCGCGGCGATCACTTCGGTCAGGATCAACGGGGTCCTGCATGAGTTTGATACCATCGATGGGATGGTTGAGGATGTCACTGAATTGATCCTGAACCTGAAACAGGTGCTCCTGGTATCGCACAGCAGGGAGCCGAAAAAGATCGAGCTCAAGGCGGACAAAAAGGGAGAGGTCACCGCGGCTGACATCACCACTGACGGGACCGTCGAGGTGGTCAACCCCGCGCACCACATCGCCCACCTCAGTAAAAAGGTGAAACTCGAGATCGAACTGGAGGTTGAAATCGGGAGGGGGTACCGGCCGTCGGAGGGGAACAAGAAAGAAGGGCAGCCGATAGGGATCATCCCGCTCGATTCCATATTCACCCCTGTCAAGAGGGTCGCCTATCACATTGAGGATACGCGCGTGGGCCAGATAACCGAGTTCGATAAGCTCATCCTCGAGATATGGACGGATGGCAGGGTGAAACCTGAGGATGCCCTCGTACAGGCCGCCTCGATTCTACGGGAACACATCGCCGTGTTCGTTGATTTTGACAAGCATCCGCTCGCGATAGGGGAGGAAGAGGAGGAGGAGAAAGAGAAGAAAAAGGGAGAAGATATGGATCGCCTTCTCGACATGAGCATCAACGAGATCGAGCTGTCCGTCCGCGCCGCGAACTGCATCACTGCCGCGAACATCAAGACGATCGGTGACCTGGTGCAGAATACGGAGGCGGAAATGCTGAAATACAGGAACTTCGGGAAAAAATCGCTCAATGAGATCAAGCAGATCCTGACGGGGATGGGGTTATCCCTTGGCATGAAGCCCCTGGAGAAGAAGGAACTGCCGGAGTAATATCGCAGTGGAACAGGGAGCGGGGAAGAACATATGAGGCACAGAAAAGAGTCGCTCAAGCTGAATCGGACTCCCGCGCACATGCGCGCCATGCTCGCCAACGCGGTCTCCAGCCTCATCAAGCTGGAGCGGTTGCAGACGACGGAAGGCCGCGCCCGCGCGGTGTGCCGGCTCACGGAGAAGATGGTGACGCTGG encodes:
- the infA gene encoding translation initiation factor IF-1, with translation MPKKEDAIRVEGIVVEVLPNTMFRVDLPNGHRVLAHISGKMRMHFIRILPGDKVLLEMSPYDLTKARIVYRVK
- the rpsD gene encoding 30S ribosomal protein S4; its protein translation is MARYTGPVCRLCRQEGMKLFLKGTRCEMAKCAIERGKPAPGMHGAKRRKLSSYGEQLREKQRLRRSYGILEEQFRILFNRAQKKKGITGDNLLKLLETRLDNVVFRLGFAVSRAQARQLVRHGHFRIKNHTVDIPSYQVRAGEIIEVKPKERCRKIIMKSIEVTEKRDVPAWLSVNRQDLKGEVLRSPERADITVPVNEQLVVELYSK
- the map gene encoding type I methionyl aminopeptidase, which gives rise to MIIIKSANEIGKMRVSSRIAAEVMGILEKMVAPGVRTVELDRVAARLIQERGGRSAFKGYRGYPAHVCISVNEEVVHGIPGERVLEAGDIVSVDVGVEHDGYCGDMARTFTVGEVNGTKARLVEVTRLAVEDAVGMARSGGRLFDISRAIERRATSSGFSVVRDYVGHGIGATLHEDPQIPNFGKPHTGPKLKSGMTFAVEAMINAGTYAVRVLPDGWTVITQDRKASAHFEDTIVITGDGPEVLTCQKRKMP
- the secY gene encoding preprotein translocase subunit SecY, whose product is MISAFRNMFRIGELRSRILFTLALIIVYRLGAYVPTPGVDAKALSMFFAELQRTQGTGGNLFGLMNMFSGGALSQCTIFALGIMPYISASIILQLLTAVVPSLERMAKEGEVGRRKINQYTRYGTVLLCLFQAGMISRFLENPASFGGRVIIPHPGWATRLMIMMTITTGTVFIMWLGEQITENGIGNGISLIITAGIISRLPNAIYEVYELARTGNIRPYAVVGMAVLAALVVAAVVLVTEGQRRIPIQRPKQIRGRKIYSAQSTYIPLRVNQAGVIPIIFASSILLFPATVGGFVQTEWLKTAMGMLRPGAFLYTLLEVVLIVFFCYFYTAITFNPIDLADNMKKSGAFVPGIRPGKPTAEFFERTMNRITLPGAIFLAAIAVSPSVIAGYMNISYTISQFFGGTGLLIIVGVMLDTMRQVESHLVMRHYDGFMRKGKIRGR
- the rpsM gene encoding 30S ribosomal protein S13 gives rise to the protein MPRIVGIDIPKEKRIEVALRYIYGIGPTKASQVCTQASVNPDTRAKDLTEEEIAKITSVIQSSCMVEGDLRREVAQNIKRLMSIGCYRGIRHRRGLPVRGQRTSTNARTRKGPRKTVGVKRKASMKKQGGTE
- the rpsK gene encoding 30S ribosomal protein S11 is translated as MAEDKEQKPQRVVKKRVARCGPRGIAHVMATFNNTIVSIADAKGNVVVWASAGSSGFKGARKSTAFAATVVASNCGKRALAQGMREIEVNVKGPGAGRESAVRALQAAGLQITAIRDVTPIPHNGCRPPKRRRV
- a CDS encoding adenylate kinase, which produces MRLILLGPPGAGKGSQAKVLCAKFGIPHISTGDMFREAYTQGTTLGRMAHDNYWGKGELVPDDITVGLVRERIARDDCRARGFLLDGFPRTLPQAEKLDQLLNELNQSLDKVIYMKTSQEVILQRLGGRRVCKSCGANYHVVNMPPRIEGACDACGGNLYQRPDDAEDTVLNRLGVYEAQTAPLIKYYKNQELLATVNSDTPVQGTYAQVLTVMNQQ
- the rpsE gene encoding 30S ribosomal protein S5, which codes for MSGTPGIEEKVVSINRCAKVVKGGRRFSFSALVVSGDRNGRVGYGFGKANEIADAIRKASEAARRQSLFVPRRNTTIPHETMGAFGGARVLLKPAAPGTGIIAGGGTRVVLDLAGVKDILAKSLKSKNPVNVVKATFDALQQLRTREQLMQARGVD
- the rpmJ gene encoding 50S ribosomal protein L36 gives rise to the protein MKVKASVKRICEKCKIVRRKGVVRVICTNPRHKQRQG